The Actinotalea sp. JY-7876 sequence CGAGCAGGACGCTCGCCCCCGAGGAGACCATCGCGGCGGCGTGCTCGCCGATGCGCTGCTTCTCGCCCGCGAACTCGACGGCCGCCTCCTCGAAGGACGGCTCGCGCCGCTCGGCCCCGCCGGCGATGACGCCGCCGCGCACCCGGCGCACGGCGTGCGTCGTCTGGAGCGCCGCGAGGTCCGCGCGCACCGTCACGTCGGAGATGCCGAAGGTCTCCGCGAGGTCGGCGACGCGCACGAACCCGCGTTCGCCGATCACCTGGAGCATGCGCTCGCGACGCAGCGTCGCGGGCAGCAGCTCGACCTCGTCCTTGAGCACGCGCCCACTGTCCTGGGGCCGCGACGCTTGCGTCAACTTCGTGAAGCCAACTTTTGATTGCGAAACAGTAACGCTGTAGCGCCGCCGGCGCGCCCGGGACGTTGGTCCCCCGCGCGCGGACGGCCGCCGTGGCACTCACCGCGGTGGCCTGCGCGCCAGCCGTCGGGCGCGCCGACGCGGGCCCGCACCCGGCCGTCGGCCGGGTGTGGGCCCGCGCCGTTTCGGAACATCACCGAAAGCAAGCGAAACGCCGCGCAAGCATGGTCAGAGGCCCTGGGCGAGGCGGTAGTACGCCTGGTTCCATCGGATCTCCTGGGTGAACCCGCGCGACGTCGTCGCGTCGTCGATGACGAGCAGCTCGGTCCGGGCGATGTCGGCGAAGTCCACCCACGCGTCGACGCCCACCTGGGTGGTGAGCACCGTGTGGTGGGCCGCGCCGGCCATGAGCCACGCCTCGGCGGACGTCGCGAAGTCCGGCTGCGGCTTCCACACCGCGCGCGCGACCGGCAGGTTCGGCAGCTCGGCGGACGGCGGCACGACCTCGACCGCGTTCGCGGTGAGCCGGAAGCGGTCGCGCATGTCGGACAGCGCCACGACGACGCCGGGGCCGGGATCCGTGTCGAAGACCAGTCGGACGGGGTCCTCCTTGCCGCCGATGCCGAGCGGGTGGATCTCGAGCGACGGCTTCGCGGTCGTCAGCGTCGGGCAGATCTCGAGCATGTGGGCGCCGAGGATCCTCTCGTCGCCGGGCACGAGGTCGTAGGTGTAGTCCTCCATGAGCGACGCGCCGCCGGGCAGCCCCTGCCCCATGACCTTGGCCGCGCGCACCAGGATCGCGGTCTTCCAGTCGCCCTCGGCACCGAAGCCGTAGCCCTTGCTCATGAGCCGCTGGACGGCGAGCCCGGGCAGCTGACGCAGCGCGCCGAGGTCCTCGAACGTCGTCGTGAACGCGGTGGCGCCGATCTCGCCGAGCAGCGCGAGGAGCGCGAGCTCCTGCGTGGCGCCGTAGCGCAGGGCGTCGTGGCGCTCCCCGCCGCGGCGCAGCTCGGGCACGACGTCGTAGGTGTCCTCGTACTCCGCGACCAGGGCGTCGACGTCCGCGTCGGCGACCGCGTCCACCGCGGCGACCAGGTCGTTGACCCCCCAGGTGTTGACCGAGACGCCGAAGCGCAGCTCGGCCTCGGTCTTGTCGCCCTCGGTGACCGCGACGTTGCGCATGTTGTCCCCGAAGCGCGCGAGGCGCAGCTCACGCGTCGCGGCCCACGCCGCGGCCGCGCGGACCCACGTGCCCACCTTCGCCTGCACGGCCGGGTTCGACACGTGCCCGACGACGGTCTTGCGCGCGACCCCCAGGCGGGACTGGATGTACCCGAACTCCCGGTCGCCGTGGGCGGCCTGGTTGAGGTTCATGAAGTCCATGTCGATCGTCGCCCACGGCAGCTCGACGTTCGCCTGCGTGTGCAGGTGCAGCAGCGGCGTGCGCAGGGCGTCGAGCCCGACGATCCACATCTTCGCCGGGGAGAACGTGTGCATCCACGCGACGACGCCGATGCACGCGGGGTCGGCGTTGGCCTCGAGCGCCATGCGGTGGATCGCCTCGCGGTCCTTGAGGACCGGCTTCCACACGATGCGCACCGGCACGGCGTCCGCGTCGTCCAGCGCGCGCGCGATGGCCTGGGACTGCTCGGCGACCTGGCGCAGGGTCTCCTCGCCGTAGAGGTCCTGGCTGCCGGTGAGGAACCAGACCTCGCGGTCGGCGTAGGGCTTGGTCATCGTTGCTCCTTCGGGTGGGGCGTCAGCGCCCGTAGACGTTCTGGTAGCGGTCGTAGAGGCGGTCGATGTCGGACTGCGCGATCGGCAGCGGGTCGCCGAGCTGCCGGGAGATGTGCACGGTCCGCGCGACCTCCTCGCACATCACGGCGGCCTTGACCGCCGCCTTCGCGTCCCGGCCGATCGTGAACGGGCCGTGGTTGCGCATGAGGACGGCGGGGCTGCGGCTCTCGCGCAGCGTCTCGACGATGCCGCGACCGATGGAGTCGTCGCCGATCAGGGCGAAGGGGCCCACCGGGATGTCGCCGCCGAACTCGTCGGCCATCATCGTCAGCACGCACGGGACGGGCTCGCCGCGGGCGGCCCACGCGGTCGCGTAGGTCGAGTGGGTGTGCACGACGCCGCCGACCTCGGGCAGGTGCCGGTACACGTACGCGTGCGCGGCCGTGTCCGACGACGGCGACCGGTCGCCGTCCACCAGCTCGCCGTCCAGGTTGCACACGACCATCGCGTCGGCGCTCAGCTCGTCGTACGTGACGCCGCTCGGCTTGATGACGAGCAGGTCCTCCGCGCCCGGCCCCGCCTGCGGGTCGACGACCACGCGTTGGGAGACGTTGCCCGCCGTCCACACCACCAGCTCCCAGCGGGGGAGCTCGGCGTGCAGTGCCGCGACGACCTCGCGCGTGCGCGCGACGGACTCGCGGACGTGGTCGGGGTACGCGTCCAGGGTTCGGGCCGTCATCGTCTCTCCTGCCTCGTGGGGTGCGTGGTGCGTGGTGGCGGGGCGGCGCCGCGTCAGTCCTGCCGGCCGGTCGCCTCGACCGCCGCGCGCTCGACCGCGAGGCCGGCGACGTACCGCTCGAGGTAGGTGGCGTAGCCCGCCACGTCGGCGGCATCGGGCTCCACGACGTCGACCGCCGCGCCGGCGAAGACCCGCTCGTCGAGGAACGTCCGCAGGTCCTGCTGGGACGCGGCGCCGAGGTAGGCGGCCAGCACGGCGATCCCCCACGGCCCGCCCTCGCTCGCGGTGCGGGCCACGGCGACCGGCGTGCCGACGGCCGCCGCCAGCAGCCGCTGCGCGACGCCGGCCGTGCGGAACATGCCGCCGTGCGCGAAGAGCGTGTCGATGCCGACGCCCTCGCCGGCGAGCACGCGCATGCCGAGGCTCAGCGTGGCGAACGCGCCGTACACCTGCGTGCGGACGACGTTCGCGAGCGTCAGCCGGCTGCCCGGGGTGCGCACGATGAGCGGCCGGCCCTCGGCCAGCCCGGTGATCGGCTCGCCCGAGAGGTAGTTGTAGGCGAGCAGCCCGCCGCCGTCGGCCTCGCCGTCGAGCGCCTCGCGCAGCAGCGCGCCGAAGACCGCGTCCGGCTCGGCGGGGTGGCCGAGCACCGCAGCGAAGCGGCCGAAGAC is a genomic window containing:
- the araA gene encoding L-arabinose isomerase, with amino-acid sequence MTKPYADREVWFLTGSQDLYGEETLRQVAEQSQAIARALDDADAVPVRIVWKPVLKDREAIHRMALEANADPACIGVVAWMHTFSPAKMWIVGLDALRTPLLHLHTQANVELPWATIDMDFMNLNQAAHGDREFGYIQSRLGVARKTVVGHVSNPAVQAKVGTWVRAAAAWAATRELRLARFGDNMRNVAVTEGDKTEAELRFGVSVNTWGVNDLVAAVDAVADADVDALVAEYEDTYDVVPELRRGGERHDALRYGATQELALLALLGEIGATAFTTTFEDLGALRQLPGLAVQRLMSKGYGFGAEGDWKTAILVRAAKVMGQGLPGGASLMEDYTYDLVPGDERILGAHMLEICPTLTTAKPSLEIHPLGIGGKEDPVRLVFDTDPGPGVVVALSDMRDRFRLTANAVEVVPPSAELPNLPVARAVWKPQPDFATSAEAWLMAGAAHHTVLTTQVGVDAWVDFADIARTELLVIDDATTSRGFTQEIRWNQAYYRLAQGL
- a CDS encoding L-ribulose-5-phosphate 4-epimerase is translated as MTARTLDAYPDHVRESVARTREVVAALHAELPRWELVVWTAGNVSQRVVVDPQAGPGAEDLLVIKPSGVTYDELSADAMVVCNLDGELVDGDRSPSSDTAAHAYVYRHLPEVGGVVHTHSTYATAWAARGEPVPCVLTMMADEFGGDIPVGPFALIGDDSIGRGIVETLRESRSPAVLMRNHGPFTIGRDAKAAVKAAVMCEEVARTVHISRQLGDPLPIAQSDIDRLYDRYQNVYGR